The Camelina sativa cultivar DH55 chromosome 18, Cs, whole genome shotgun sequence DNA window GAAACATTAATCATGTTAACATACCTCCGCTTCCCAATCACCAATTTTGTGAAggtattaaataaaagaaaacatagcATACCTCTTAAACTTAGGAGTCGATAGGTGGAGACAACATCTTTATTACTCCAAATTCTGAAATACCTCTTTCAAGACCACATTAGTGGTCTGACTTTCtatattttcttctctgttgACAATTAAAATCTTCAATCTTTTCTTTGAAGTAACCCTAGATAAAGCCACATATAGCTGACCATGCGAAAATACTGGTTTTGGCAAATACAGTCCCACCTTCTCTAGTGATTGGtcttgacttttgtttatagtcATGGCAAATGCAACAGTTAGTGGAAACTGTCTGCGACGCATTTTGAAAGGCAGCTTCGTATCTGATGGAGTCAAATCAATCTTAGGAATCAATACAATTTTACCTGCTCTATCTCTTGTAATTACTCTTGCTTCGAGAACATGATTAGCTATCTGTGTTATTTGAAGTCTTGTTCCATTACAAAGCCCACCCTTTGTATCTATGTTACGAAGCAACATAACCGGAGCCCCAACTTTCAATCGTAAACTATGATGTGGCAAACCAGACATCTTGATACTGTTTAGGAAATCAATGGTAATCACAAGATTAGATAGAGAATCCGAATCGGTAGGGTCAATGCTATCAGCGCTTAAATATATTCTCTCTTCACCTGCGGTTAATTAGAACAGAAAATTGATGGTAAACCTTTTCCATTTGAcaacattatatattatattactaaAGATATTTAACACCAATGATAAGAACACTTACTATTCAACTTCTCAAGCATATATTGATTGATTGTGTTGACATCATCGTAGGTTGGTGCTAAAATGGCTTTGGTTTGATAGACTTTGCATCATTGTTTGCTTCCAACAACGCTAGATTCCCATAAATCTCCATACTGATTGCATGTATTGGATTATGAGCTTCTTTAATCAGAAATTCCTCTGGAATATCAATGACAGCCTCACCATCGTTACGTTCAGAAATCCTACCATCTCCAACAGCTAATAGCCAATCTGAAAATTCTTTAATGTCCTTAGCTTGATCAACACTCAAATTGTTGGAAAACAAACACATGTTCTTAGTTAACTTCCGAACTTTACAATGGTCCCAAATATAAGAAGCATTTAGTGCTGACATTACTATCTCTGCCCGACCCGCACCATTGATCACAGGAAGCACTTGCCTGAAGTCACCTCCAAAGACAACAACCTTTCCTGCAAAAACTTTATTGTCTACGTTCCCCATAATATCAGTAAAGCTTCTATCTAAAGACTCAAAACTATACTTGTTCATCATTGGTGCTTCATCCCATAGCGCAGTCCGACCACTTTCCAATAACAACGAAGCAATGCCAATTGATGCCACATTAAGAAGAATCATTCCTCTAGACCTTAAAGCAGCTGAGAGTGTCTTCCACATAAAAGTTTTACCAGTTCCTCCGaagccataaacaaaaaacacgCCTCCTAAATTCTTTAAAACAGCCTCAGTTATATCGTTGTATATACCTCTCTGTTCTGATGTCATCATCTCTATCCATTCATCATGATGTTCTTTCAAATAATCTTGGTTATACCTCATCTCATCAACAATCAAGCGGTTTGAATTATCTATACCTTCTCTGGTTGGCTGTGGGAAATTATCGATTTCCATAAGGGATCCTCCATTAAACAACATAACTTTTTCTATCTCTTATAGAGTATAGTTCTTGATATCAGATTCTGATAAATTAAGATATGAATagaaagaaattataatatactgagagttattgacttattttAAGAACATAAACTGTATAATGTTAAATTCAAGAGTAGATATGGGGAAGTTTAGTAATCAAACCTGGATTGTTATATTCCTCTTGCTTCTTTTTCTCAATACCTTCTGCTAACAGCTCCCACGTTTCGTTCCAAACATGTTTTGGTCTAGACAGAGAATCAGAAAATAGCATCATTGAAAAAAAGTTTCTCAAATAGTCACTGAAACACCATTGACTTGCTTCGACCAGACTGTCAATAAAAATTTGATCATCATTTAGAATACCACGTGCAAAGCAGGCTTCTTTGTAAGAAGGATAGAGTACACCATTGAATGTTTTTATGTCTTCATAACATGTTGGTCCCTTCACAATGTTAAGTAGAACTCTTAAATAGTATTCAGCTTCTAGTCTCCGTGGAACATAGTTGATTCGGCCCAAAGAAAATCCTCTTGCCCTCTTTTTCCACCGCTTATTATTTCCATCCCATGTAAAATAAGTAGGTATTTGCGCATAGGTAAGCTCTCTAGCATATTTTCCATCTTTGCCAACAGCATTTATTCGATTCAAAGTCAGATAAGCCAAAAACATATAATCTTGATTCGCTACTCGTTCCAACACCTCATCTAtatcatcgtcttcatcaaaATAAGCAGGTTGCTTTCCTTCATCATGAAAAGATAGCCTTTGTACTGATGTTGTTCTATATTGGATTGGGAACATAAAGATCCTCCAAATAGCCTCTGAAGCTGAGACGTAcctaaaatttatttcaaacaaATACCGTCGTTACAAACTTAggatataaaaagataattgcaTTAATGTGTAAAATATTAGAATACTGACCTGCAATCAAACCaatctttgatttcatttttatttttctcacttTGAGTAGAATCTTCTCCTGCCATTGTATTATTCGTAGTATCTGTTTGAGTCGGAGTAACCGggtcaacaacaaaaacaacacgATCTGGACctttgttcatatatttgaaCAAAGATTTGATAGAACCCATTTGATTGCACCACTCCACGTTGATATGAGCTCTATAGCGAACTGATAACTTGGCATTGTAAGGGACAACATACCTACTATCACACTTGATACCATTCTTTTCAATAAATAGTTTAGATTGACGCCTCCGGTAAACAGGATATCCATCAGTACCAACCCTTGTGATGTCTTCATGTTTCTTAGGGTATAGCTTAGAACACTTCCCATCCACCATACATGGAGAGCTCGTATTAGCTGCACCACATGGACCATGAATCATACAATCTTTAATCACTTCATAAAGCTCAGGGTCTTTTCCACTATCTGGAATCTCAGCACAAATCATTTCGTCTATATCATCAGCTGTTGGCAGTTTACTTTTCTGGTCCATGAATAAGAGTATATGTGCATGTGGAAGACCTATTTTCTGAAATTCAATAGTGTACATAGCTGCAAATATACAATATTCTACTAAGTAACATACAAatctataatttaaaaatactgGAAGAAAGCGAATCATGATATGAAATTACCTGCAACTGTCTTGCCAAGGATATTCCTTTCTGTTAAATCTTGCATTAGAGAATCCAacttgattttgaaaatcctaGCAACGATGTCAGGTCTATCTTCGGACGTCAACCCCCGCTCTGATACATATCTAGTTATCTCTGGCCATTTAGGATTGCACGTAAACGTAATAAATAAGTCAGGGAAACCATAGTGTTTACATATGGCCATAGCATCGTAGTAGCTTTGAACCATGTACCGAGGTCCACTAGTGAAGGAAGTGGGAATATTAATTTGAGTCCCTTGTTGGCTCATAGTTGTGTTTCCTGATTGAGCAGCTTCTTTTATGTTGTTGTAGTTCTCGCATCACTTCTTTGACTGATTGaactttataaaattcaacCTATTTGTTGCAATGGTTGTGTAAGCATCACACAAAAATTGTTGGAATAGCCTCTTTGACTGTAGAAGCGTATGACACTCATTATCCCTCTCTTGAATCCGAAATGCGAACCACTGTCTCATACTAAtacacttctttttcttcttggtgTTGTTTGCTCCTTTAAAACATTTTTCGATGCCAGGtctgaaaccatcttcaccataaCAAAGAATTAGGGGATATTGTAGTGCCAAATATGAGATATGAACTTCACTTATCCTCTTTAGGTGACCAGTAGACTTTTCCTCTATAACTACATCACGTGAAGACATTTCTCTGTGAAAATCACCGGGTATTAGTGCAGCAACCTCTGATGCTGTAGGTATACCATAAGTTCTCCCATCAACTCCAACACGGTCAGCAACAATTCTCATATGAAAAGGTTGTTCTTGGTCTGTTTGAAACCTATCTTTTGTTGTCCTGAAGTTCTTCACATACGGATTAACGTcattcaacatttttattaatgcTTCGATGATTTCCttctttagttttggttttCCATATTCAGTTTCTGAGTTTTTACACTTACTGTGGACAATAAAACCCAAATAGTTAAACTTTACACGTAGTTGATAGAAGAATAATTAAACCAActtataatttatgaaatatgaGTTAACTTACTTTATAACACTTGCGCGGTTATCCACTTCATTTTCTGTGTCAACTATATATAGTTGTGAGTACTTAGCAAAATCACCCTCATCTGGCTTCAAACTACCTATTCGATGATAGTTTCCTCCTTGCAAACGAAACATATTTGGTCCATGACCTTTTGGAATAGATCGATCAATCTTTCCACCAAGAGAAGTCATAGCAAATATCATATTATAAAGTCTGATATGTTGTCGGAAATTCCTGCTAAGAGCATCATTACCATTAAGTAGCCTTCGAAGAACATCAGGTGATTCTTTTAAAAAGGGCAGTTTAACTGTCCCTTGACCACAACAAAGACTAAACACTGGATCTTTTTGTCTCCGTCTCTTGTTTAAACGTTCTTCATACCACATCAATGCATTACAATACTTACACTTGTAGGTTGGATCGCCATGATCAAGATAACCTAGGATTAAAATAGATGatgttattttgtaatataaagcATACAGacaaagatataaaatttgtttgtataaTGTTAACCCGATTGGATTTCTTTTGACGTAGACTTGGTCTTTTTTTTAGTATAGCCACGTGATGATTTCTTTACTTCTGCGACTCCCATATTATCCTTTGTTTTCTCACACGACTGGTGTAGGCTTTCCAAACGCGTAGATAGGAAACTATTGTTTTGTTCTGCATTGGATCCTGATACATTTAAATCTACTCCCTCATGGCTTTCATTATCAGTTTATATGTCATCATCAGTATTATAGTAGTAAGTTTGatcttcaacatcttcttcagaTAAACAGTCGTCGTCTTCTCCTCCCAATGGTTCCTCTTCATTACTACTTGTGTCATTGTTTTCTTCCATTATTTCATCATATGGACCTATtatagaaatttattttaatcaatatgAGAATGTGATGTAAAATGGCAGACAATTCGAAAGACTGGGATTTTAGCACGTACCCTTTAAATAATTGTGAGGAAGAAGCATTTGTGAATTCTTTTGCCAAATTTCTAGTTGGCAAGTCCTTGATATATGGAACATAATGTGATTGTTGATGTTTGCTTATAGACGGAGTAGTATATGTACTTTGATGATTAGCTggagaaaaaaacaactttCAACACTAAAagcatatatgtttttttctgttcatGGGTTGAAGTGCATAACATAGAACATAAAATGGTAACTCACTTTCTGATGCAGATTCTTGCAGTGGACACCTTCGTCCATAAGAGGTGGGCAAATTGGTGATGTTTCTAAGTACATCACTGGCGTCGTTATGAGATATTGACGTGACCGTTGACTATGGAGTTTCTCCTGAACAAAAACGTAGTACATTGTAAGTCatgtttttcaaataaaagtttgttaattcgtaatacatatataatttaaatacatgaaaatatataaacacattacaAGATTTACCTGTAGGTGTTAGCCATGGCTTAAATGAATCTGAAGAGAGTTTACTTAAAGTCAAGTGAATGGATCctgtttcaaaattttcagtGATGTAAGTGCGATGTTTTATTTCGGGTTTTAATAAGAACTGGTGTGTAGGATCAATTCAATATATCTATAATATAGTTTTAACTAACCATTATTGGCAACTGCATGATTATGTGATGGTGAAAGGTAATTTTCATCTTGGATCGTTTGATTATTGGTAAGATTTGTGAAGACTCTGTTGAAAGCTGACGTAAGAGGTACACTCACATTTCCCTCTGATTGTAGTATGGGTGAGATTTCTCATCCTTGTATGGTGGTTTCCTTGCGGGTTCTTTTGGTTGAATTTCCAGAATTGAGCAAATTTGCATCAGTGAAATCAtgttttttcttcatgtttatGTTCGTATAATTCTTTGAACCCTAAAATGGATTTGCTTCCTCTTACCTAGGTaatgtgttttatatatatttaaagtgaTCTTATGGAAGGTATTATAGTAATTGATATTGtgattttgaagaagataaCACACCTATTTTAAATGGATATATTGGCACAAGATCTTTATGGAATATTCATGTTTTCCTTCTAGAAACAGAAAATAATTTCAGAGTGTAACTCTTTCATTGATTTAGGAAATTATTAACTGTAATTGGCTTATTTTAGGAGATTAATGCTAATGTATTAATAATGTGATATTTAGAATGTGAGgtataattttattacattaatcgtgtttgtttttttattatttagcaCAGATTCATTGCGCATATTGATGTCACATTATGCCAAGGAGTTTGGCTTTTTGGTAATTATATGTAATCTAGatatacattttctaaaatatcacatctttttatttaattgaaattttcGTATTATGCTAATTGGTAGGTTATGTTGGAGGAGATATAGCTAATCTGTTGAAGTTCTGACTGGCTAAGATGTTGGAGTTCTGACTCGCTAATTTCCAAACTCAAGTAAGTACATGACCGTTTTCAGTAGTTagcatatcttatatataaaattctaatCACTTAGCCAGGAATGAGaattattataagtaattaccgataatattataaaatacctGTTAGTATATTAAAACTACATAAAAATAACCCAATTACAGTTAGAATCATATACAGAATTTGCAATCTAGTTATTTACGTTTATACAATAATTActgaaatttgaatatttttattcattttattttcattaaggTAAATGACTGCATAAGATTAATTTCAGTAAAAATACTTCAAAAAGGTGGAattttattgaatatatattaaaatacatgGCTTACAAACCATTCTTATTGATAAATAGAAGGAGAAAGTCACTCCAAACGAAAACTGACAACAACTATTAGAAAACACAACTTCGGATCACTCCTACTTCTCAACCTTGATGTTAACTcctttcattttcttcaaatcCACCTCCGTCTCATTGATCTTCTCACCAACACACTTCTTTCCCACATCATTCTCCACGTCCTCAGTAGTACCCTCTTTCACGTTGTTTTCTTGAAAGGTAAGGGTAGCAGTATCACGATTAAATATGTCTTCAGGATTCTCCATGGGTTTGACACAGACCTTTTTGGAAGAAGATCCTTGTTCACTTCCATCAACATTACATGCATAAACACGCTTTGATGAGGGTGTACTTGAATCAGTACTTCCACTATAAGTTAATGCAAGTGGAACCTGTAAAGACCAAAGATTCAGTAACGTAAACTCTATATTAACCTGCAGTTAGTACAACTATATGTTTACCTGATCACCAGATCCAATCGAAGCTGAGTTGACAATGTCAGCTGAATCTTCAGTGACTTGTTCGGCCAGTAGTCCATCTTTAGAGAGTAATTTGGTTACCCTGTAAGAATCCTTTCCATCCCAAATGTTTTCTCGCTCCACACATACCAGGAATGCAAATGTCTTGCCAACCAAGTTCTTGATTGGTTCTGGAATAGATTCAGGATCTGCAATATGTTGGttgtataaaatatagttaGTAAAAAAAGACATAAGATACATGAAAGAAGGTTTTATAGTAGCGATAATACCTCATCAAATGAGCCACCAAGAATACTCGGTGCAGACTCTCCAATGATTTCAGAAGCGATGCTATCAAACAAAAGGAATTTTGTTTCTCCAGTATTGTCCATGACTTTCACATAAATCATGTACCtgcaaaatatatttagttctttCTGTCCTGAAAGTAAATTcattttagaaatgtaaaataACTAACCTAGCAATGACATTTGTGACAACGGTCTTGCATTTGTCACACCAAAATTTGGGTTTCTTGGTAACTCCATTGACAGCATTGACAGCTGCATGGATGTGGTTAACTTTCTTGTTGCAGTTACGGCAACTAAAGTAATATCATGCCCAGTCAGTGTCAATTGCATAGATAGTGCACATTATTCTTATTTTGCCAACCTTGAAacagtaaaatatttattaaataaaaactatggGTTAAATTTTGTTGGGAATGATAAACACATTTTGTAAAGTAGATACAAACCTCAACAGAATCCAACAACAACGCAATGGTTTTCCTTGGATATTGATTAAGGTCCTCCTCGTTTACAGCCATAATCTGGAACCTTGGGATTGCCTCACGAAATGCTAGTGACAGACCATCAGCAGGCAGCCTGTGTGTAAACACAATTCATATGCAATTTTTTTCAGCATTATATATAAGTCATATGTGGGAATATCTAATATTTGTAATGGCTTACGCTTTGATGAAAGCATCGACTTCAGGCCAGGCTGGATTGAGGTGAAGTTGTGAAGCGTCAAAAGAGTTAGCAACAGTCTTTATCCCTGTATGTGTGATTGTTTCTTGAATGAGTGATATTAATATAAACAATAGTATAAGTGATATATAGATAAATCCAAAGTGAAGATAGATTATTACCTTTGTAGGTTTTGATTTTGGCAAACCTGAGGACGCAAACAACAATGTCACCGTTAGCATCATTGATGGCTCTATAAACTTGCTCAGCGAATCCACCCCACAAGGTACATGCCATTCTCTCATCACTATTACATATCACTTGTTAAACAATTTACAATAatgatagaaacaaaaataacaaaattactgaaaatattgataaaatctAACTTCTCATCTCGCAACTCAAATTCGAGTTTctgatttggtttgttgttaACTTCAAGGGGCTCTATCTCACCAATGTTTACAACTTGTCCAACCACATCTAAACGTGGATTTAAGAAAAgtaattagaattttttttgcaactgTGTTGCTTGAAACACAATGTAATAAAAAGTGATAAATCATGTATATAGTACTAACCAATCAACATGTTGGGATTCAGTTCACCACTGAGAATCTTCTGAAACTTGGCCAAGCTTAAGAAGTTGGAATCCGGTTTTGGATCACTTCTCGTAACCATAGTCCCGTTTACAAAATTCATCTTGTAAAGATGATTTATGGGACGAAATTGTCCATTCGCATGTGTTAAAGAAAAAGTCTATGAATTTCCACTCACCAACAGCTAGGTGGTTCACGTAACGTGTAACCAAGTCTTTTTTGACTGAGGCATGGATTTTCATTCCCTGAAATGATTAAAATAGAGAATCATAAGATGCATGCCATACATAAAATGTATACTACATAAATTACTTACAGTTTCATCAGCCATAATTAATTCTAGGGGTTCTCCAGTACGCCACTTATGCAGGACCTTAACTTGAACTCTCCATGCTGTCTTGTACGGACGGATATCTCGCATTAATGCAAATGATGCAGCCATTTCTCTCGATTAGTGGTTGGATATGCAGGATGTAGGTTTTAACTGTGAGTGTTGGTATGTTATTGTTCGTGAATATAGTATTTATAGATTCCAATATGCTTGATGACCAAGGCTATTGTAATCGTTGTATTAATTCAAAGCGAGATTACAATAATCTCTGTGTTATTAAGACAGTGATTTTGCCCTTCAACATTAGTTTCCAAATAATCTATATAGAGAATTAAAAGTTTGGCTTGGTTGTaaagttttgtatttgtttgggAATTTGAATTAAGTGGGATAACATTTATGCATTTGATTACACGTTTTAGGAATATAGGATGTTAAATGATTGTACTATTGAGATTTGTAGAGATTATAGGAATCAAATGTGAGAGATTATGgcattaaaatataaatgtattGGTCGATTTCTCAAATTATAGTAATTTAGTGCATTGAATGTTTAGGGACCAAGGtcgatttctcaaattttagtaatttaatgCATTGAATGTTTAGGGACCAAGacagtaaaatataatttatatgtgaTGGTCGATTCTCCATTTTAAGTAAGTAAGTGCATTGAATGTTTAGAGACCAATATTGTAAATAAGTAACAATAAAAGggtagaaacaaaaatgtacttcaaaaatgtatatataaattttattatgattaaattttattggaCAAATTGTTTTACATATGTTTGTGGCTTTAAGTTAATCAAATATTtcttatgttaaaaatatatatattgcgtGTTGTTGATAGACTTATTAGTGAAGTTTTGATTTCGAACAAAATATAAAacgattacaaaaaaaattcaaaagaatatAGTTTTACgattactttttttcttctacaaactgtatatatgtatttgggTATCCCtctataataaaacggaagtacacaacatttttaTAGGTTacagattaagttttatattatttgtatagtctggatttattgtttccaaaaatcttaaagagaatatttaaaaaaatcatttgatatcatctaacttaccatattaattttttttattaaattattcatcaaataaaatcctttgatatctaacttaacataataatttgttaattatcattatacttcacctcttatttttatatatgagtctaattttgtgaaacaaataaattatcataccaattattataattaaaaaatagtttttttccggatataccataagttgaattttaaaaaacaaatataaatgattcaatcgataaaatactcaaattttattaatattattctttaaaaataatatctattaaattaaaaattttactaagTAACggattaaaatttgaatatttaaattcaatttcatatttttttgttgaattttataattttatataatataataaaaattaaataatttattttgaaatatttttaaaatattgaaacttgatattaaagttagaaactataaacactctaaattggtttgttataacaatgtcaataatatgaaagaatttcaaaaaactaagtatataaaaacaaaaagtataacaatatattaaattattcataatataaaaactcgcttttaaaaaaccaaattcacaaaattatgtcttataatgacattcaaatcatgaggtagaatatacattgttgaaataacttcacattacataaactaatataacatattaaaatagaaaatatacaaattttgtataaaataaaatttaaccagtgttatagcacgggtaattatctagaatcattaacaatacaaaacttacaaaataagtgtctttttgaagtcattatatttagcatttgattttattgtataatattttatctaaaaaaaaataaaaacaattacatcaaatatatttataaaaaaaattacaatataaataaaatgaatttcaacccatgctctagcacggatcttaCTTTagtatgttttgtattttgcaTGTAAACATTTAATTACTTCAGACCGGCCCGAAAAAAACAGCATGTAATGTTAGTTTCCAGTGGCGGagccaaaattattttttagaggggtccaaataatttttttttcttaaaggaataaaaatgtaaaattttagagggtcaaaatgatttttttttagaaaaataagggtaaaaatccaatttttagaGACTCAAAATAGAAATTTAGTCTAAAATGtggtaaaaatgtaaaatttgtaggaatcaaatcaaaatgtaaaatttgtaggggtcaaattacaaaatttataggGGTCATACTagaatttataactaataataataaacaaaaaaaaatggggtCAGCTGACCCCAATACAGCCTTACTAGATCTGCCCCTGTTAGTTTCTCAGAGTTTCAGACCTCTACGAAAAATACtatattgataaataaaaacattccaattttatcaaattaaaccTTTCCTATTCCAATTTCAACCCAAATTCCAATAGATCATTAACAttcttaaaacattaaaaaaaaaaaaagcattaatcACGAAAGCTTCAACTTCTACATCAATCTTCTCCTTTGTTGCTTTCGCTTCTTCCTTTTAGTTCCGTCGTTCTCGATCTATAGCAAATATGAGTTCTCCCCAAAGAGGTACGTACCCTAAAAGCCGTTTTATTTATACTTGTTTCTCTGTTCGACCTAACATAAACTTGTGCGTTTAAATCATAAACTTGAAGAATCAAGGAATGTGATTTTGTTTATGGGCTTTATTACAGGCCTGAACTAATTGAAAGCCCAAAAACAAGAGACGGTTATGTCCGAAAATTATaaggttaaaacttaaaagataaaatacaCATCGTACCTTAAGAAAAAAACACGAATCGTACCTTGTTCAATA harbors:
- the LOC104761257 gene encoding uncharacterized protein LOC104761257 — encoded protein: MYLMSFFTNYILYNQHIADPESIPEPIKNLVGKTFAFLVCVERENIWDGKDSYRVTKLLSKDGLLAEQVTEDSADIVNSASIGSGDQVPLALTYSGSTDSSTPSSKRVYACNVDGSEQGSSSKKVCVKPMENPEDIFNRDTATLTFQENNVKEGTTEDVENDVGKKCVGEKINETEVDLKKMKGVNIKVEK